Proteins found in one Sporosarcina sp. FSL K6-3457 genomic segment:
- a CDS encoding DMT family transporter, with amino-acid sequence MGWLYVLLAAISEIIGVVGLKKYSQKKTASSSLLFVGGFGASFAFLYMSFKYLQVSIAYAVWIGIGTAGAVLINMFFFGESKSTGRMVSVMLIVAGVVGLKSLS; translated from the coding sequence ATGGGTTGGCTATATGTTTTACTTGCAGCAATTAGTGAAATTATTGGTGTCGTTGGATTAAAGAAATACAGTCAGAAAAAAACTGCGAGCAGTAGCTTGCTGTTTGTCGGTGGGTTTGGTGCTTCTTTTGCCTTTTTATACATGTCTTTTAAGTACTTGCAAGTGAGTATTGCTTACGCGGTATGGATTGGCATAGGTACGGCAGGAGCTGTTCTTATTAATATGTTTTTCTTTGGAGAATCAAAAAGCACGGGACGCATGGTAAGTGTCATGTTGATTGTAGCAGGTGTTGTAGGATTAAAATCATTATCATAA
- a CDS encoding HAD family hydrolase: MRVAIFDFDGTLYAEETFQLLMDHLKHHPVHHPKFKKFYRAILKPYIGHKMKLVPEAKMKEQSMQIYLDALGRQSKEELDQYFGELAEKVRQGFNPDVLSRLEQHIADDVHVMLVSGAYTPLLQSVTKGLQFDTIIGTEVPLNGPDIDYQAPIHHVHGPRKNEKIEQALEGKDIDWKNSFAYGDSFSDIPVLELVGHPVAVQPEPRLQAIAEQRKWEII; this comes from the coding sequence ATGCGAGTTGCTATATTCGATTTTGACGGAACGCTCTATGCGGAAGAAACCTTTCAGCTATTAATGGACCATTTAAAACACCATCCCGTTCACCATCCAAAATTCAAAAAGTTTTACCGGGCGATTCTTAAACCTTACATTGGGCATAAAATGAAACTTGTTCCTGAGGCTAAGATGAAGGAACAGTCTATGCAAATCTATTTGGATGCACTTGGAAGACAATCAAAGGAAGAACTCGATCAGTATTTCGGGGAATTGGCTGAGAAAGTACGACAGGGCTTCAATCCAGATGTACTATCACGATTAGAACAGCATATTGCCGACGATGTCCATGTGATGCTCGTTTCTGGTGCCTATACGCCCCTGCTACAATCGGTCACAAAGGGATTACAATTCGATACAATTATCGGTACGGAAGTCCCTTTAAATGGACCAGATATCGATTATCAAGCACCGATTCACCATGTTCATGGTCCACGAAAAAACGAGAAAATTGAACAGGCTCTGGAAGGGAAAGATATCGACTGGAAAAATAGTTTTGCCTATGGAGATAGTTTTTCTGATATCCCCGTCCTTGAGCTCGTTGGTCATCCCGTCGCCGTGCAGCCCGAACCTCGCTTACAGGCGATTGCTGAACAACGCAAGTGGGAAATTATCTAA
- a CDS encoding DMT family transporter translates to MNKSWFYVAMTSFFELVWIYGFNVASAWWHWIFIVVFIAIDFHYLTKACENLPTGTVYAIFAGIGTVGTALMDVFFFGHSLSAGKIFFIGVLVIGVISLKLADDREERKVAKGTV, encoded by the coding sequence ATGAATAAGTCGTGGTTCTATGTCGCGATGACTAGTTTTTTTGAGTTGGTGTGGATATATGGTTTTAACGTAGCAAGCGCTTGGTGGCATTGGATTTTTATCGTTGTATTTATTGCAATTGATTTTCATTACTTAACAAAGGCTTGTGAAAATTTACCGACGGGTACAGTTTATGCGATTTTTGCAGGGATTGGAACAGTAGGTACGGCCTTAATGGATGTATTTTTCTTTGGCCACAGCTTGAGTGCAGGAAAAATATTCTTCATAGGGGTTTTAGTGATCGGTGTGATTAGCTTAAAATTAGCTGATGATCGAGAAGAGAGAAAAGTAGCGAAGGGAACTGTATAA